The window aatttatattctggcaataataatgatttcattgattgcGTGCAATTAATCCATTGGTTATCCAATCAATAGAGAGTATAAATACTAGGTgaacacaataataattaagtTATTATCGCTAAttacaccaaaaaaaaaaaaaatcaaaaattaaaatgaaaacctcaaatatatatggtgagatctttttctttgtccGCCTTTATATAGctaaaatatttcaatgatgatgatgatcatatattGACTTATAGTATTAGTGTGTGTTTATCCGcttgatcaattattatctttGATACATCTGCccaattttgatgaaataatgataaaattacaGTGTTGAATCATAAGTTTTGGTGGTTATttagtgttgttgttgttcacaatTCAGCCAAATAACGACAAAAGTTGATCAAAAAGTCACGCGAATGGAattatcaaacacacacacatacacacactgtGTGTGTCTTGTGTTTAATCAGAAATCACCAAAATTttggtaataaaaaaaaaatctgccgattttttttcctatccAATTgttaattcattgatttctgttttgtttagattttattattattatatatagtCATCAGAcacgaatcatcatcgaatgtatTGTATTGTCAATGAAGATTCGGCAATGGCATGATttaggatgatgatgatgataattatcaatttggCTTCAAATTCCTCCcctaatcattattttcaaatttggttacattgatttgatttgatggaTAATTATTGCTTAtttgatagaaaaatttattttctattacaattaaattatcaattgataaaaatgacaCATAGAGAGAAAAGACAATAATTTAGCGACTTAGAACTAacgaaattttaaaaaaaaagtgttaaCCGGTGATAACCGAATGTCATAAAGgccatttcaatttgattttgggaaatttttccttttgattttttttttgttgaaaactTACTATTTggattcattgatgaatgctgttgctgttgttgttgttgttgtttgatcaatTGTGTATTGAGCCATGTTAAAGATGATGCTGTTAGCTgtaattgattatgatgattcaatttgatcaattgattattattaatttcattcgatAAATATGCTGGATGTCgatgatatatatgatgatgatgatgatgatgtttgattttgtaaaaaatttgtatcGAAAATTGTTCGTTGTTGTGgtaaaaacaattgattaaaatttgatttcggcaatgatgattgattttgttccAATAAACGATCAATACTAAAAGGATGACCTATTTCACCGTTTACCTGTGTAGATTCAGTTGATGtagtggatgatgatgatgatgataatgctggtgaatgatgatgatgatgattttcaacgttcattttttgttttgtttttttttacaagaaacaaatttttcgtttaaacaaattaataatcattttatctGATTATATTCaagattaaaatcaaaaatcaattgaagaaaaaaaaagaaaaacgtaAAACATcgtgtttatcatcatctccaTTGAACGGATGAAATCGGAAAAATTTTcgcaacaagaaaaaacgataaataaaaaaaatagaaagaaaattggCCACGCCTAAATGGGTGGTGCTTTGCTCATTGATAACATCataattcacacacacacacacacacaatgatatAGCAGTaggaaaagaaagaaaaaagcaGCCAATCAGCCATTGTAATTACCGATCGACACCAAAACAGACTTACCGTTAGTTGTAgataatttaatgaaaaagaaacgcCTTTTCTTTGCGCTCatagaaataaaatcaattgaaatctCAACACTTGCTATACacgtgtttttttcatcatcatcatcatcaacatcattattattataagcCTAATAAGCATCATGATTTGTCTGCATGATTagcgtcatcatcatcaacaacaacaacaacaacataaataaaatacgaattttcttttacaaataaaattcaaattaactTATAGttataatattgaaaacatcGGGGGGTCGGCTAGAGGTGGGTGgaaatttaacaaaaaaaagaattcagccaaaaattcaatggtgGTGACatgtcttcatcatcatcaacattacaCACGAATGTCGAGACAATGGTTGTTACACATATATTTGATCACATCACATCAGTGACATCACCACACCATAGATATCAAACATTGATAATATAACCACTatatgaaatggaaaattttcattctatcTTTGATGAATTAATGAGAGCATCATGAAATAAACCAAATTATGAATAATGGTTATTTTTggggttttgttttttttttttttttttttttggctgattTTCGGTGACAAACACATGATAttttaattgtttgtttttctatttgaatttgaattcaaattgttttgaacagaaaaaaaaacattttgtttatcattatgatcatatcaatcaaataataatgataacagtgtgtatatatatcattattatcattcggATCATTCTTCATATTATTCTTGTGGTTTTggattcgtttgttttttttttcttcaccgacacacacatacacacatttaCACAGAGTATCTGTAAAGTGTATGGTGAACCAAAAATAGCCtgttaatttaaattcatcttTGTCAgcaaattttatcatttctttCTATATAAAATAGAGATGATGTtccgtttgtttttctgtttttctttggtgttgtaaaaaaaaatttccccacattttttttctctctttgaattattgttattattattacaatgataacgatgatgatgatgatgatgattgttgtttgataataatcacattTAACAGATGAGGCGAGAATCCGGACGGAATTCACACGAATTTTCtgcttttcaaaaaaaaaataaaataaaaatatttcacaTTCTTTAAatccaattatcatcatcatcatcatcatcgatgacagatcgaattaatttgaatttgatacGAGCtgtaattattaattgaattagatttttttttctaattcatAATTAACACATTTAGCAATGAGTgacgggaaaaaaatttaaaatttttaaatactACACACATGCATATATAGACAAGAAGACAAGACAAATGTTTGCtcattattaaaaattgCAAATTGAAGAAACTGAGAATctttgcaacaaaaaaaaaagagaaagaaaaaaaatatttgaaatttgattttctgttgtttgtgtGACAACTTTGTTTACACGAAAGaatagatggaaaaaaaatgataaatatttttgacagtttttctttttctatcatCTGACGGTCGGTCTGTGTTGTATTTGTCTTTATCTGTTTGGGGTTGGAAATTcgttcaacacacacacacacacacaaacacacacatatggcAGTTGATTGTTTGGTTGgtggaaagaatttttcatttcatctcatcatcatatttattatttgttatgacagataaataaatcaataataaacggtgagcaataaattttttgttttcttttttcgttttcgttccATACCAGTTTgttattcaaaataaattctgtTGAATATAtcgttaataataaaaacgatgtgtgtgtgtgtgtgtgtgtgttgttgttgttgttgctaaacattaatcaattgacaaaatgatgataattattattgtacgaaaacgcacacacacacttggcTTTTATAAATTAACATACTCAGTGATGGTAATGGTAGCTTCTTGAAATGACAGGTCATTTATGGTCAAACACATATGGATggatcttcatcatcattgatcataattattGCTGACTTTGGCCGATTTTGAATTGGTTTGTTTCTAAGTTATTTGATATGTTTGCTCAAGAATAAATCCAAAGAGATGATAAATATCGggtcaattcatttcaatttttttttctctactcATTTATGGGTCACATAAATCAATCGTCGATATCGGATAACAAATATTTTCAGCAAGAGTTCCGAGTTGTTggttttcaaatttgaatttttattacaaaaaGCGCGAAATttgattctgttttgttttgatacagacacacacattcgACTATTTAAACACTACAGTGTTTTTTGTGTTGCCTATTTCGTCATGTTTATATTGCATGCAAAgttcagtgtgtgtgtgtgacattttaaatgaatcatATCTTCTAATTTAAactttcttttcgtttttgcCCGGTCAAAATTTTGATATATGCTCGAACACAAATGGCTAATCAAGAATCAACAGCTCATGAACAATTGACAACTGAAATTTCCAACGATGACACGgaaagaaaacagaaaattatcgatttgaAAATAGAAGGTAATCAACAGTTTAAATTGGGTAATTATGAAGAAGCGATTCGATTTTATCTAAATGGATTAGATATCTGTTTGGCACacgatcaagatgatgatgataatcggcAAACAATGgtaattttatattcaaatttggCTGCAGCCAAAGATCATCTACAGCTATATGATGAAGCAATCGAATATTGTGATAAAGCATTGGCAATAAATGATTCACATTCAAAAGCTCTAATACGACGTGCTCAACTTTATCGAAAAACCGATAAACTTGATGAAAGTGTGGCCGATTATAATCGTTTCGTCGAATTGAATCCCAATGATAAAAGTATTCTGCCAATTATTCAAGAATTGAAATGTCAAATCGatgaacgaaatgaaaaactaaaAGCCGAAATGTTAACCAAACTAAAAGATCTTGGCAACGTTGTTCTCAAACCATTCGGTCTTTCAACGGATAACTTTAAACTTGTAAAAAATCCCGAAACCGGTGGTTATTCagttgattttcaaaaaaatcaataaatgacattgaaaaaaaataaattgattttttttaattgtaaattttcaaattaaaattttgatccAATTCCATTGGCAAAATCATAGACTAAATTTCCAACTTTTCGAGCCAAATTATCGGccatttcttttgtttgagCTTCAGCATAAATTCGAACAACATCTTCAGTACCGGATGGTCGTATGAATGATCGTGCCTGTGGACCAAATTCGGCCACCACCTTATCGATTGCCATTTGTAATCCTTCTGGTTTTACGCATTTACGTTCAGCATCAGTTGTCGTAATTACATTACGATCTTTAACAGCCACTTTCAGTAATTTATTCGGAAGATCCTGATAGAATGAATCCCATTCATCAATGGTTAGATTTAAATTATCTAAAATTGCTTCGACAATCAACATGTCGGATATTGCATCGCCAACagtctaataataataataattaaaatgaGTCCGACAATTAAATCAATATACCTGATTAactaaatcaataaaatgtaAAAGTTTTTTGGCATTTTCATTCGAACATTTGGCAATCTGTTTTTGTACATTGtccgaaaacaaaatcgtACCATGACCATTAGCTTCGAAATAGATACCAATTTCTGATTGTAATGCACGATGATGTAAATGTTTAACACCGGTAGGTACACAATCACTGATCAATTTAAGTGTATCACTAATATATTTAGTTGAATTTCCATTTGCATAAGCTGTTTGTACGACAATCATTTCTATGTTGTTTAGACcggattcattcaataattgttGCAAAAATTTAGCCACCAATGCGGAAATTTTATCACCATCTAATAGATGAAATTTACCATCTCGATCGTTTCGATAATAGAAAACAATTCGATCAGCATCACCATCGAATGATACATAATGTTGATTAGATTTTAATTCGATTGAATCAGGTTGTCGTTGATTAACTTTGACAAAATCGGCACCACAGCCAAGATTAAGTGTACCATCACCAATGTTTATCAAATCgaatgtaattttttctataaGATATGGAgccatcaatttcattttttgggCACCAACTCCATTAGCACAATCAACAATTAGATgaagtttttgttgttttgaatgtTCGGTTAATCGAAGAAATGCATGActtaatttttcataataaccTTTTTCACTTGGTTCACCATATTGACCATTGGAATTTGCACATCGTACAATATAATGTAATTGTGGTGTTGTAAGCAATCCAAAGTCCTGAAATTCACCATGACAAGCTTTGATTCCATCCATTAATGCAATACTTAATGATGGGCTACTTTTTCTTGTATCACGTGCAAGATAGACTTTAGCCACGGTATCTTTAAGGTTTATGTTTAATTCTTTAACCATATCGGCAATGCATTGTTCAAGATTATCATCCGGAATATTAGCAATTTTTGTTGCTAATTTTTCCCATGATTGTTCCAACATTGATCCATCGGGTTCAATAATTTTAAGGCCATTATCTTCTTCAGGATTATGGGATGCCGTTATCATTACACCAATAATACCATTGGTAGATCGTGAACGTAACGTTGCCAGAATACCGGATCGAAATGTTACATGAAATAATGTATCAGCTCTGTGGATATAATTGtgtttattatataattattaatagaaaaaattttcataacaACATACTTGTTCCGAAAACCAGCCGTACcatattgttgaataatatcCGGTCGTTTATTCggatattttttcatataatcaTCCAGATTATTTagtaacatttttttttgccttttgTTTCActgtgaaaaatgaaaaaaaaatatcataaaTCACATATCTTGTCtagtttttatttcgtttcatGAAATACAATAGGATTATATTTTGATAGATAGATACCAAgttatttgcaaaaaaattgatattatCACAGAGAAAAAtctatggtttttttccaatgataaGGATTAtcttatcattatcgatgaaaagcaaatcaatcaatttgcaCTTGATTGAAAggttgattataataataattttaaatggaaaaagtgaaaaaattttgaaaacattaAATTTTGTAAATTCTCGCGGAATTCATGAgggtaatgaatgaatgaatgaaaaaaaaatggaataacAATGATTAAAACATTGTAATTTTGTGTGTTATTCATGCGattgtgcaaaaaaaaaaaaaaagaatgttaGAATCAGAATCGAAATGGCCCAAGACAAACATTTCATAGATATTCGTTGTTATATATTTCGAACgccaagaaaaagaattcgatgaatacacaaacattcgacatacacacacgcacacatccTAGACACACTAGATATAGAGTGTTAGCGCCCAAATGCTAGGAccgagaaaatttttttttcccaacattgatgatgatgatgatgataattattatatagaaaaatagagagagatATAGACCATCAAATTgacatcattgttattgttgtattTTATGGTTGATAAAGTCTACAACGAAAATTTATCTATCGCCTGATCTGAtctgaatatcatcatcatcatagctAAAAACCAAATGGATTAAGGAATctaatttaattgaaattcatttacaattaaacaaaatgttaccaaaacaacaacaacaacaaccaaatagcaatataaatcaattgtccacaccaacaacatcatcaacaaatgccACAAGAATAACAAAATGTTCTCAATTACAGATACCTGGACAAGAATCGAAAAGAatttcaccatcaccatcatcatcgtcgtcttTTATAatta of the Dermatophagoides farinae isolate YC_2012a chromosome 1, ASM2471394v1, whole genome shotgun sequence genome contains:
- the nst gene encoding phosphoglucomutase 3-like protein nst; this translates as MLLNNLDDYMKKYPNKRPDIIQQYGTAGFRNKADTLFHVTFRSGILATLRSRSTNGIIGVMITASHNPEEDNGLKIIEPDGSMLEQSWEKLATKIANIPDDNLEQCIADMVKELNINLKDTVAKVYLARDTRKSSPSLSIALMDGIKACHGEFQDFGLLTTPQLHYIVRCANSNGQYGEPSEKGYYEKLSHAFLRLTEHSKQQKLHLIVDCANGVGAQKMKLMAPYLIEKITFDLINIGDGTLNLGCGADFVKVNQRQPDSIELKSNQHYVSFDGDADRIVFYYRNDRDGKFHLLDGDKISALVAKFLQQLLNESGLNNIEMIVVQTAYANGNSTKYISDTLKLISDCVPTGVKHLHHRALQSEIGIYFEANGHGTILFSDNVQKQIAKCSNENAKKLLHFIDLVNQTVGDAISDMLIVEAILDNLNLTIDEWDSFYQDLPNKLLKVAVKDRNVITTTDAERKCVKPEGLQMAIDKVVAEFGPQARSFIRPSGTEDVVRIYAEAQTKEMADNLARKVGNLVYDFANGIGSKF
- the LOC124492167 gene encoding tetratricopeptide repeat protein 1, giving the protein MANQESTAHEQLTTEISNDDTERKQKIIDLKIEGNQQFKLGNYEEAIRFYLNGLDICLAHDQDDDDNRQTMVILYSNLAAAKDHLQLYDEAIEYCDKALAINDSHSKALIRRAQLYRKTDKLDESVADYNRFVELNPNDKSILPIIQELKCQIDERNEKLKAEMLTKLKDLGNVVLKPFGLSTDNFKLVKNPETGGYSVDFQKNQ